The Acidobacteriota bacterium genome has a segment encoding these proteins:
- the sdhB gene encoding succinate dehydrogenase iron-sulfur subunit: MSESNHIEKKRLETPPAKFKLKIQRREKEGAPVSWDTFELPYRRNLNVISALMDVRKEPVTIEGKATTPPVWDMSCLEQVCGICTMVIDGTVRQSCSALIDDLLLASGSDTVTLQPMSKFPNVRDLKVDRTKMFDHLKQVHAWVELDGSHSLGPGPAISNEVAQERYALSRCMTCGCCLEACPQYGDDNYIGPQAIAQARLFNMHPVGKTDIDERLNGLMGEDGITNCGNAQNCVQVCPMSVPLTKAIYETNRDITVNALFGWLKK; encoded by the coding sequence ATGAGTGAAAGCAACCATATAGAAAAAAAGCGGCTGGAGACGCCGCCGGCGAAGTTCAAGCTGAAGATACAGCGGCGTGAGAAAGAGGGCGCACCGGTGAGCTGGGACACGTTTGAGCTGCCGTATCGGCGAAACCTGAACGTCATCTCGGCATTGATGGACGTGCGCAAAGAGCCGGTAACCATAGAGGGCAAAGCGACAACGCCGCCGGTTTGGGACATGAGCTGTCTTGAGCAGGTCTGCGGCATCTGTACGATGGTGATCGACGGGACGGTGCGGCAATCGTGTTCGGCGCTGATCGATGATCTGTTGCTTGCTTCGGGCTCGGACACGGTGACGCTTCAGCCGATGTCGAAGTTCCCAAATGTCCGCGACCTTAAGGTTGACCGGACGAAGATGTTTGATCACTTGAAACAGGTCCACGCTTGGGTCGAACTCGATGGCAGCCATAGCCTCGGGCCGGGGCCCGCGATCTCGAACGAGGTCGCACAGGAGCGTTACGCTCTCTCGCGGTGCATGACGTGCGGCTGCTGTCTTGAGGCGTGCCCGCAGTACGGCGACGACAATTACATCGGCCCACAGGCGATCGCTCAGGCTCGGCTGTTCAATATGCATCCCGTCGGCAAGACCGATATTGATGAACGGCTCAATGGGCTGATGGGCGAAGATGGCATCACCAATTGCGGCAATGCGCAGAATTGCGTTCAGGTCTGCCCGATGTCTGTGCCTCTGACAAAGGCGATCTACGAAACGAACCGCGACATCACTGTCAACGCGCTTTTTGGCTGGCTAAAGAAGTAA
- the sdhA gene encoding succinate dehydrogenase flavoprotein subunit has translation MSSNGIKIAIVGGGLAGLAAALKIAEAGHEVDLISVVPVKRSHSVCAQGGINGAVNTKGEGDSPAKHLDDTVYGGDFLANQPPVQRMTDMAPEIIYLFDRMGVPFSRTKEGLLDFRRFGGTLHHRTAFAGASTGQQLLYALDEQVRKFEVTGKVRKFEGWEMLSLVMDDHQVCRGLIAMNLQTLELKAFKADAVIMATGGPGLVFGKSTNSQTCTGSAVSAAYQQGARYANGEFIQVHPTSIPGEDKLRLMSESARGEGGRVWVPRDPGDKRKPQDIPTGERWYFLEEKYPAYGNLVPRDIATREIFQVCLDGFGVGGENQVFLDLTHVPAETLTRKLGAILEIYEMFVGDDPRYVPMRIFPGVHYSMGGLWVDFEQRTNVPGLLAAGECDYSIHGANRLGANSLLSCVYGGFVAAPAAMEYAKNVERGETETNGIYDAELKRQQEINDSIIKSEGGENQYKLHEEMGKWMTDNVTVVRYNDKLKATDEKLVELQERLKRISINDSNLWATQAVPHARQLKNMLELARVITLGALNRNESRGAHYKPEFPDRNDDEYMKTTVAEYSAEAPVFSYEAIDVSIVEPRKRDYSSGKRPPPRPNKTEAREETPKNQGRNAAA, from the coding sequence ATGTCATCAAACGGGATAAAGATTGCGATCGTCGGCGGCGGCCTTGCGGGGCTTGCCGCGGCGTTGAAGATCGCGGAAGCCGGGCACGAGGTCGATCTGATCTCGGTCGTGCCGGTCAAACGGTCGCACTCGGTATGTGCCCAGGGCGGCATCAATGGAGCCGTAAACACAAAAGGCGAGGGTGATTCGCCGGCGAAGCACCTCGACGATACGGTCTATGGCGGCGATTTTCTCGCTAACCAACCGCCGGTCCAACGAATGACCGACATGGCGCCGGAGATCATTTACCTCTTTGATCGGATGGGCGTGCCGTTCTCTCGAACAAAGGAAGGCCTGCTCGATTTTCGCCGGTTTGGCGGTACGCTTCACCACCGAACGGCGTTTGCAGGTGCCTCGACCGGCCAGCAGCTTCTTTACGCGCTCGATGAACAGGTTCGCAAGTTTGAGGTAACCGGAAAGGTCCGCAAGTTTGAGGGCTGGGAGATGCTCTCGCTTGTGATGGACGACCATCAGGTCTGCCGCGGGCTGATCGCGATGAACCTGCAAACGCTTGAACTAAAGGCTTTTAAGGCCGACGCGGTGATAATGGCGACAGGCGGGCCGGGACTAGTTTTTGGAAAATCGACCAACTCGCAGACGTGCACCGGGTCGGCCGTTTCGGCTGCATATCAGCAAGGTGCGCGATATGCGAATGGCGAGTTCATTCAGGTTCACCCGACATCGATACCCGGCGAGGACAAGCTGCGGCTGATGAGCGAATCTGCTCGCGGTGAGGGCGGGCGAGTTTGGGTGCCGCGTGATCCGGGCGACAAGCGGAAGCCGCAAGACATTCCGACGGGCGAACGCTGGTACTTCCTCGAAGAAAAATATCCGGCCTACGGGAACCTTGTGCCCCGCGATATTGCGACCCGCGAGATCTTTCAGGTCTGCCTGGATGGATTCGGCGTCGGCGGTGAGAATCAGGTATTTCTCGACCTGACGCACGTGCCGGCCGAAACGCTGACGCGGAAGCTCGGGGCGATCCTTGAGATCTATGAGATGTTCGTCGGCGACGACCCGCGATATGTTCCGATGCGAATTTTCCCGGGCGTTCACTACTCGATGGGCGGCCTTTGGGTGGATTTCGAACAGCGGACGAACGTGCCCGGGCTGCTAGCCGCGGGCGAGTGCGATTACTCCATTCACGGTGCCAACCGGCTCGGGGCAAACTCGCTTCTTTCGTGCGTTTACGGCGGTTTTGTAGCGGCTCCGGCGGCGATGGAATACGCCAAGAACGTCGAGCGTGGCGAGACCGAAACGAATGGTATCTACGATGCGGAACTGAAGCGTCAGCAGGAGATCAACGACTCGATAATCAAGAGCGAAGGCGGCGAAAATCAATACAAACTTCACGAAGAGATGGGCAAGTGGATGACCGACAACGTAACGGTCGTCCGCTATAACGACAAACTCAAGGCCACGGACGAAAAGCTGGTCGAGCTACAGGAAAGGCTGAAGCGGATCTCGATCAACGACTCAAACCTTTGGGCGACTCAAGCGGTGCCACATGCCCGGCAGCTTAAGAATATGCTCGAGCTTGCCCGGGTTATTACACTCGGTGCCCTGAACCGGAACGAATCACGCGGTGCACATTACAAGCCGGAGTTTCCGGATCGCAACGACGACGAGTATATGAAGACGACCGTCGCAGAATATTCCGCCGAGGCACCGGTCTTCAGCTACGAAGCGATCGACGTTTCTATCGTAGAACCGCGAAAGCGGGACTACTCATCAGGCAAGCGTCCGCCGCCGCGGCCGAACAAAACCGAAGCTCGGGAAGAAACGCCGAAGAATCAGGGAAGAAACGCGGCCGCGTGA
- a CDS encoding succinate dehydrogenase — translation MAVTYSRNFLLRKLHQLTGIVPLGLFFFVHMFTNAKAMNGEKVFEKAVQDIHDLPFLLFLEIFGIFLPLAFHSIYGIIISSEARSNVMNYGYGRNWFYLFQRITGVFLFFFIVFHLLHYRFGLVPGLTDIAVAGNAVGSFDIVANDLAIPWVLAIYILGVAATAWHLAYGFWLFAVDWGILIGTNAQRYALYGCAALAFGLFAVGTNAAVSFLRPCGLLPAALCEQPAKANSSAPKRV, via the coding sequence ATGGCTGTTACATATAGCAGAAACTTCCTATTGAGAAAGCTGCACCAGTTGACGGGTATCGTGCCGCTCGGGCTTTTCTTTTTTGTCCATATGTTCACGAACGCGAAGGCGATGAACGGCGAAAAAGTGTTTGAAAAGGCCGTACAGGACATCCACGACCTGCCGTTTCTGCTGTTTCTAGAGATCTTCGGGATATTTCTTCCGCTTGCCTTTCACTCGATCTACGGCATTATTATTTCGTCCGAAGCGCGGTCGAATGTGATGAACTACGGCTACGGCCGAAACTGGTTCTACCTGTTCCAGCGGATAACCGGGGTGTTTCTTTTCTTTTTCATCGTTTTCCACTTGCTGCACTATCGATTTGGCTTAGTTCCGGGATTAACGGACATCGCGGTGGCGGGAAATGCCGTTGGCTCGTTTGATATTGTTGCGAACGACCTTGCGATCCCGTGGGTACTTGCCATTTACATTCTCGGTGTTGCCGCGACCGCGTGGCATCTGGCCTATGGCTTTTGGCTCTTTGCGGTCGATTGGGGAATTCTGATCGGCACAAATGCCCAGCGATATGCTCTTTACGGTTGTGCGGCACTGGCATTTGGGCTGTTTGCGGTCGGGACGAACGCGGCTGTTTCGTTCCTCAGGCCGTGCGGTTTGCTTCCGGCAGCACTCTGCGAGCAGCCTGCAAAGGCAAATTCATCGGCTCCGAAACGTGTTTAG
- a CDS encoding LysR family transcriptional regulator: MHIESLKIFSDLVDLQSFSLAAERNFVTQSAVSQQIKALEERFDRQLLERVRGRREVRLTAAGEVFYREARVVLDAYDQLQESLRGVVGKIGGTVKVSCVYSVGLHEMPDKVGEYMSKFPAARIDLEYSRTTKVVRDVLNGNAELGVIAFPEPKRGLKIVQMPANKLVVICPPDHKFAKRSSLKAKDLAGQDFVHFERDTPTRKAIDKILKAKGVEVTKVAEFDNIETIKRAVEVGFGIAIMPLPSVLDEQRLGTLAIVELPEKEWVRPVGVLYRTDRSLGLAAKKFVQILENK; the protein is encoded by the coding sequence ATGCATATCGAATCATTAAAAATATTCAGCGACCTGGTCGATCTGCAGAGCTTTTCTTTGGCAGCCGAGCGAAATTTTGTTACGCAGTCTGCCGTCAGCCAGCAGATCAAGGCCCTTGAGGAACGCTTCGATCGCCAGTTGCTTGAGCGCGTCCGCGGTCGACGTGAAGTAAGGCTTACGGCCGCCGGCGAGGTGTTTTACCGCGAAGCTCGGGTCGTTCTTGACGCCTATGACCAACTACAGGAGAGCCTTCGCGGCGTTGTCGGCAAGATCGGTGGAACAGTCAAGGTCTCATGCGTTTACAGCGTCGGGCTCCACGAAATGCCGGACAAGGTCGGCGAATATATGTCGAAATTCCCGGCCGCTCGGATCGATCTCGAGTATTCCCGCACGACCAAAGTGGTCCGCGACGTCCTGAACGGCAACGCAGAGCTAGGCGTTATCGCGTTTCCTGAGCCTAAACGAGGACTCAAGATCGTTCAAATGCCGGCGAATAAGCTCGTCGTCATTTGCCCGCCGGATCATAAATTCGCCAAACGCTCGTCGCTCAAGGCAAAAGACCTGGCCGGCCAGGACTTCGTCCACTTCGAACGCGATACACCGACCCGCAAGGCGATCGATAAGATACTGAAAGCAAAGGGTGTTGAGGTCACAAAGGTCGCCGAATTCGACAACATCGAAACAATTAAACGAGCCGTCGAGGTCGGTTTTGGTATCGCGATAATGCCATTGCCCTCTGTGCTTGATGAACAGCGGCTCGGCACACTCGCTATCGTGGAGCTCCCCGAAAAAGAGTGGGTTCGCCCCGTCGGCGTCCTTTATAGAACAGACCGAAGCCTCGGCCTCGCCGCCAAAAAATTCGTACAGATCCTCGAGAATAAATAG
- a CDS encoding flotillin family protein, translating into MFEISNLIIPIVILVVVIGMLIAIMLISRNYIKVSPNQAAVISGRSRKLADGTKVGYRLVRGGATLVFPFLEKVEYLDLNVITVPLATTRAYTVQGVPVSVKAVANVKIKGDDTSLRSAAERFLGMPQEQFHRLVFQTLEGHLRAILGTLTVEEINNDRQSFAMKLTTEAAGDLEKMGIGLDALTIQEISDEEGYLDALGKRRTAEVKRDAEIGQAEANRDSKIKASLALQEGEKVRLETEALIAQSNRETEIQKAQVQAEIEAERAKANQAGPLADAQAQQKVTAEEVRIERIRTQEQISVQEQEVLRKEKELEATVVKQAEADRRAAVLRAQGLQESAILEAEGRKQAQIAIAEADAQTLEREGQGRAAAVAAEGKAEAEKIRAVGLAEAEKLEAKGLAEAKAIEAQGLAEAKAIMEKAAAWREFNDAARLQTILEKLPSIIESSAPVFRAVSEPLSNIDKVVMIDQGGNGNGDGHTSGVNRFAQTGPTVIFSMLQQLQALGLNWPEILAQLGIDQNGEPKEKTVTPAVKPQPQPPSQPPTNPE; encoded by the coding sequence ATGTTTGAAATTTCAAACCTGATAATCCCCATCGTTATTCTTGTAGTCGTTATCGGAATGCTGATCGCGATAATGCTGATCAGCCGAAACTACATCAAGGTTTCGCCCAACCAGGCGGCAGTTATTTCGGGCCGCAGCCGAAAGCTCGCAGACGGGACCAAGGTCGGCTATCGCCTCGTCCGCGGCGGTGCGACGCTCGTTTTCCCGTTCCTTGAAAAGGTTGAATATCTCGATCTCAACGTGATCACCGTGCCGCTCGCGACGACGCGAGCCTATACGGTGCAGGGCGTTCCCGTTTCGGTCAAGGCCGTCGCCAACGTCAAGATCAAGGGCGACGATACTTCTCTCCGTTCCGCCGCCGAGCGCTTTCTCGGCATGCCGCAGGAACAGTTTCACCGGCTTGTCTTCCAAACGCTCGAGGGCCACCTTCGTGCAATTCTCGGCACGCTGACGGTCGAAGAGATCAACAATGACCGCCAAAGTTTCGCGATGAAGCTTACGACCGAAGCTGCGGGCGACCTTGAGAAAATGGGAATCGGGCTCGACGCCCTGACGATTCAGGAGATCTCGGACGAAGAAGGCTACCTCGACGCTCTCGGTAAACGGCGAACGGCCGAAGTAAAACGCGACGCCGAGATCGGCCAGGCCGAAGCCAATCGCGATTCAAAGATAAAGGCTTCGCTCGCGTTACAGGAAGGCGAGAAGGTCCGCCTCGAGACAGAAGCATTGATCGCCCAATCGAACCGCGAAACCGAGATCCAGAAAGCCCAGGTCCAAGCCGAGATCGAAGCCGAACGAGCAAAGGCAAATCAGGCCGGCCCGCTTGCCGATGCACAGGCCCAGCAGAAGGTCACCGCGGAAGAGGTCCGCATCGAACGCATCCGCACGCAGGAGCAGATCTCGGTTCAGGAACAAGAGGTTCTCCGTAAGGAAAAGGAACTCGAAGCAACGGTCGTCAAACAGGCCGAAGCCGACCGACGGGCCGCCGTTCTTCGTGCGCAAGGCTTGCAGGAATCAGCCATTCTCGAGGCCGAAGGCCGCAAACAGGCACAGATCGCGATCGCCGAAGCTGACGCTCAAACCCTTGAACGCGAGGGCCAGGGCCGAGCCGCTGCCGTTGCCGCCGAGGGAAAGGCGGAGGCCGAGAAGATCCGTGCCGTCGGTCTCGCAGAGGCAGAAAAGCTTGAGGCGAAAGGTCTTGCAGAGGCGAAAGCGATCGAAGCCCAAGGCCTCGCCGAAGCAAAGGCGATCATGGAAAAGGCCGCCGCATGGCGCGAATTCAATGATGCCGCCCGCTTGCAGACAATACTCGAAAAACTTCCGTCGATCATCGAATCGTCGGCCCCGGTCTTCCGTGCCGTATCAGAACCGCTCAGTAATATCGACAAGGTCGTGATGATCGACCAGGGCGGAAACGGCAACGGCGACGGCCACACAAGCGGCGTCAACCGCTTTGCTCAAACCGGGCCGACCGTCATCTTTTCGATGCTCCAGCAACTCCAGGCCCTCGGCCTGAACTGGCCCGAGATTCTCGCCCAACTCGGCATCGACCAGAACGGCGAACCGAAGGAAAAGACGGTCACACCGGCCGTCAAGCCGCAACCGCAGCCGCCGTCACAGCCACCGACAAACCCTGAATAG